CCCCCGTACCCGCTGCAACGACCAGACCGGCAATCACGGTAAAGCCGACTTGTGCCTGTGTTGCTGTCAGCTCAAGCCCAAGACTGACTGTCAGCTTTTTCACCAGATCGCCGGCACCAATGATGTAAGCCATCAGCAGGCAAACCAGCAGCGCATACAGCAGGCCATTCGTGATGACCTGGCCGCCTTTACCCAGTGTTTTTCGGGCAATGGAATTCATTCCCAGGCCGCCACCCGCTTTAATACTGGCTTCGAGCAGCAAAAGTGCCGCATAGGTGGTACCCACCCAAATCAGGAGCATCAGCAAAGAGCCCCAGAGCAGGCCAAATTGCGCCAGGACCATTGGAATGGCGAGCATACCGGCGCCTAATGCTGTACCGGCAATGATCAGGGAGCTACCCAGTAATTTCATATTCACGACTTTGTCCTTTATTTTTATGGAATGCCGATAACCCTCATCAAAGGCATTCTGAAGCTTGATTCCGCGTGTTCCCTTCGGCAACTGCCAGTGGCTGTATGTGACGCAGGCTTTCGCAAGCACAATTTCGTCAATACACCACAGACAATGCTTCAAAAGCTTGCTGACCAGCCCTCAGGCTTCAGCATGCATGGCTTTCGGGATGATGGATGACGCGATAAATCGTTTCGTACAGTGAAAACGCAATGCTTTTACATCATGAAAATCAGTTGTGATCAAAACAGACCAAACTGGCTCAAGCGACTAAAAAACAAAGGACGAAATGCAGCTCGCAGAGAGGTAAATTGCGGCAAAAAGGATGCACAACTGCAGGTTATGGTTCTCTGACGAGAAAAAGCAGGTATAGATATCCTGTCCGGCAAGGTCGCCAGATTCAGGGATCCAGGGTGTAATATCATTAATCGTACTCCTGATACGATAGTTTTTCGGTCATTCTGATGAAAAAGCAAGCATCTATCCTGCGTTTTCATCTCTTACCAGAGAAAGGTAAGGCGTTCGGTCAGGTAGCAAGTTAATAAGGTGTAGCACAAACCACAACCTGCATTTATGAAATATTTGATTTCGATCTTGAAAAGTCTGGGAGGAAGGTCATTTTGACCATAAATGAGAAGGGAAACAAAAGATCAACCTGGACATTTTCTGTCCAGGTTGTGTGTTTGCAACGGTGATGCGATTACTCTTTACAATAGTGTTTGTGCAGCATAGAAATAATGTCTATAACAGCCACATTATCCAGACGATAATAAATGGTCTGTGCTTCCCGACGGGTTTTCACAAACCCTGCACGGCGCAGCCAGGCCAGATGCTGTGACAAAGAGGACTGAGGTATCGGAAATCGCTCATTGAGCTGAGAAACAGACAGTTCCTCTTCCTGTAATACACACAGAATCATTAATCTATGCTGATTTCCCATAGCCTTCAGCAGCTCTACGGCCTGCTCTACGTTCGCCTCCATCTTGGAATAATCTTGCATTCGCGCCCTCGTATTTACTTCATGTTATTTTTAACTATTTTAAGAGACGGTCGATAGTGCCAGAAAACTGCATTCCCGCCAACATTGCAACAACAAAGCCGAAGATTTTTATATTGCCACTCAGTAAATTAGCCACAGCAGGTCCCGGGCAAATGCCCACAAGCCCCCACCCCAAACCAAAAAGTACTGCACCAATAACCAGAGGTTTATCGATCACTTTATTGGCAGGAATAAAAAACTCGCCGCCAAAAACTGGCGTGGAACGTGTTTTCACCAAAAACTGATAACCCAGGCCGAACACCACTAATGCGCCGCCCATGACGAGAATTAAACTGGGATCCCACTGTCCGGTTATATCCAAAAAGTTCAGCACTTTATCCGGATTAACCATCTGTGAAACCGTCAGACCTGCTCCAAACAGCAGACCTGCAATTAAGGCGATGAAAAGTTGCATAACATTAAACTCCGATCAGGTGACGAACCACAAAAACCACAACAATCGCCACGGCCATAAAGGTGAGAGTTGCCACAACAGACCGGGGCGACAACCGGCCGATCCCACAGATGCCATGGCCACTGGTACATCCCGAGCCAATTCGGGTGCCTGCGCCGACGAGCAATCCTCCGATGAGAATTACAGACCAGCTAGCATCAATATGTTCCGGCAACACCAGTCCAAAAGGCGCAGCCAGAAGCGGGCCAAGAATCAGGCCAAGAATAAACATCCAGCGCCATTTCGCATTCGGATCACTGACCTGCATTGCGCCACTGACAATCCCGGATATCCCGGCAATACGGCCGTTCAGTAACAGCAGCATCAAAGCTGAACCTCCCAGCACAAAACCGCCAATCAGCGCACTCCAGGGCGTAAATTCCGTCATAATTTCCTCTCTGTCTCTTTCATTCGATGATCAATACACATCAGCTGCTATTTCAGCGAAGTACTGACTGACAATGGAATTTTGATATAGGCTTGCTCGTTACTTTCAGCCGCCGGCATCTGGCCCCCGCGGATATTGACCTGAACCGAGGGATACAGAAGCCGGGGAACATCCAGTGTCTTGTCCCTGTTTTCACGAACAGCAATAAACGCCGCTTTTTCTGTTCCGTCATGGATATGTATATTGGTACGGAAACTCTCAGCGACCGTCGTCTCGTACGCCAATTCGCGGCCACCCGGCTGATAGTCATGACACATCCAAAGCCGAGTCTCAGGCGGCAGCTGATGCAGACGGTTCACACTGTCGTACAGCACACCGGCATCACCACCGGGAAAATCACAGCGCGCGGTGCCGCTGTCGGGCATGAATAAGGTATCCCCGACAAACGCATTGCCTTCAATCAGATAAGTCACGCTGTCATTGGTATGCCCGGGGGTCATCAGTACCTGCCCCTGAAGTGCACCAATCTGAAACGATTCATTGTCTTGAAATAAATGATCGAACACGTCGCCATTTGCTGCTAACTCAGCATCATCTACATTGAAAATCAGTTTAAAGGTCTTTTGTACTTTGGTAATGCCTTCCCCGACACCAATCTTGCTGTTCAGCTGCCGGCGTAAGTAATACGCAGCCGATAAATGATCAGCATGAGCGTGTGTTTCCAGAATCCAGTCCACCGTCAGATCATTGTCTCGAACAAAAGCAATCTGCTCGTCTGCAAACGCAGTCCAGAGCTTGCCAGAGTTCTCTGCAAAATCGAGCACGCTATCAATGATTGCTGCATGCCCGCCTTGCCTGTCATAAACAACGTAGCTGATGGTGCTTGTACTCTCGTGATAAAAGGCTTTGATTAACGCATTCATGGTAAATCTCCCTTTGCATTCTTTTCTTTATATCGTATATTACACATGTACGATTCAATAAGGCAAGTTTTTGAGGTAACCATGATCACCATTTTGTTTGGTTCAGTTGCCATCGGATTAAGTTTAGGTGTCCTGGGCTCCGGCGGTTCAATTCTTACAGTGCCTGTGCTGGCCTATGGTTTAGGGCAGACAGAGAAACAGGCCATCGCCAGTGCCCTGCTGATTGTCGGCCTGATCAGCTCTGTGTCTTCTTTCTCCGGCATCAGACAGCGTCTGGTTCACTGGCCGCTGGTCTGGCTGTTTGGTTTACCCGGGATGGCCGGGACTTACCTTGGCGCCTGGTTCGCCAGCTATACCTCCGGCATCATTCAGATGACGGTCTTTGCAACGATCATGCTGGCAGCCGCCTGGCGCATGTTCAGACCGGCCAAAACCGAACCTGAAACACGACCTGAGCGCTCATACTGGCTGACCGGTTTTCAGGGGTTACTCGTGGGTGTTCTGACGGGCTTTGTCGGTGTCGGAGGCGGCTTTCTGATTGTTCCCGCCCTGGTTTTACTGAGCGGCCTGACGATGCGGACAGCGGTTGCCACCAGCCTGGTGATCATTGTGATGAATTCTTTCGTCGGATTCCTGAAATATCAGCAAGTGCTGGCTGAAAGCCATACTGAACTGAACTGGCAGATCATCGCCATCATGGCAGCTATCGGTATTGCCGGCAGCCTTACAGGTCAGCGCCTGTCCGGCCGGTTACCCCAGCAGAAAATCAAAAGTGCTTTTTCTGTGTTCCTGATTCTGATGGCAGGTTTCATTTTGTACCAATCCCTGCCCGCTTTATTCCCTGCTTCCACGCTCTGATTGAAAAGGAGTCAGACTATGCTTGTGAACGGACGTAAGCTTGCTGAGCAAGCCAAAGAAAGTATCCGTGAAATCAGCTGCCATGAACTTGCGGTATTAATGGACAACGACATCATTTTGATTGATGTGAGAGAACATCATGAGACAGAGAGCGGTATACTGCCGGGTGCAGTCCATATGTCACGGGGGGTACTGGAAATGCAGCTGGAGAATCACCCGTCTGTCGCACATCACCCGGAGCCGTTACAAGTGATGTCTCAGCAACCGGTGTACCTGTACTGCCGGTCCGGCGCACGTTCAGCGCTTGCTGCAGAATCGTTACGCCGGATGGGGTTTGCACATGTTTATTCTCTGGCGGGCGGTATCCTGGCCTGGCAGGAAGCGGGCCTCCCTGTGATCAGTCTTTCGCAGCGTCATGCCGGACAATGACATTCAGGGGCATTCATTTATCAGCCCCGATGGCAACTTACAGCCTCCAGTCAGCGTGACGGCCATCTGGGTGTGGGCGTTCCAGAGACAGTTTTTTAAAGTTTAAGCATTCAAGAAAATTAAATGGTGGAATTTTAATGACGAAAATCGTAATTATTGGCGGCGTCGCAGGCGGCGCTTCCGCAGCTGCCCGTGCAAGACGTTTAAGCGAAGATGCGCAAATCATCATGTTTGAGCGTGGCCCCTATATCTCATTCGCCAACTGCGGCCTGCCCTATCATATCGGCGGAGACATACCTGAGCGCAGCAAGCTGTTGTTACAAACACCAGAAAGCTTCAACAGCCGCTTCAATGTCGATGTGCGTGTGATGAGCGAAGTCATCGCGATCAACACATCCGGCAAATCCGTCACAGTCAGAAATGGTGTCTCGGGCGAAACCTATGAAGAGCCTTATGACCACCTGATCCTCAGCCCGGGGGCCGCTCCCATCATTCCGGACATCCCGGGACTGCCAAACCCGCTGACACACTCCCTGCGGAATATCCCGGATATGGATCACATCATCCACACCATTGAAATGAACAAGGCTGAACACGCAACGGTCGTCGGTGGCGGGTTTATCGGCCTGGAAATGATGGAAGCACTGCATCAGCGTGGCATCAAAACCACACTACTGGAATTAGCCGATCAGGTGATGACACCGACCGACCCTGAAATGGCCGGATTTGTGCATCAGGAAATTCGTGAAAAAGGTGTGGATCTCCGGCTGGGCACCGCGCTGACTGCCGTTGAATATAACGGCCGGGAGCCTGTCGCCAGTGTCGATGCGGGTGAAGATGACAGCGACCAGCACCTGCTTGGACACTTACAGCTCACGCTCAGTACCGGTGAGACCTTGCAGACTGACTTGCTGATCATGGCCGTCGGTGTCCGCCCGGAAACCACTCTGGCCAGCGCGGCAGGAGTGACACTTGGCCCGCGGGGCGGTATTCAGGTCGATGATCAGATGCGGACCAGCGATCCGGCCATTTTTGCCGTGGGTGATGCCATTGAGACGCTTGATTTTGTGACGGGTGAACCGATGCTGGTTCCGCTTGCCGGGCCTGCGAACCGTCAGGGACGCATGGTTGCCGATGTCATCTTCGGCAAAGAAGAGCACTACCAGAACACTCAGGGCACAGCCATTTGTAAGGTTTTCGATCTGGCCATTGCATCCACCGGCATGAATGAAAAACGCCTGAAGCATGCAAATATTCCCTATGAAAAGGTATATGTGCACACTGCCAGCCACGCCGGTTACTATCCGGGGGCGGAAGCGGTTTCCCTGAAACTGATTTATGCCCCGGACAGCGGAAAAATTCTGGGGGCTCAGGCTGTCGGCAAAGACGGAATTGATAAGCGCATCGATGTTCTGGCGGTGGCACAGCGTGCCGGAATGACCGTGGAACAACTGCAGCATGTCGAACTGTGTTATGCGCCACCCTACGGCTCAGCGAAAGATGTGATTAATCAGGCTGCCTTTGTTGCCTGCAACATCCGAAGCGGTGACATCACTCCCATGCATTATCACGAGCTGGGTGAAATCAGTGAACACCAGATTCTGCTCGATGTGCGTAATCCGGGAGAACTGGACGCTCAGGGAGCAATTCCGGGTGCCGTCAATATTCCGGTCGACAGCCTGCGTGAGCGTATGAATGAACTGCCGAAGGACAAAGAAATTCTGGTTTACTGTCAGGTTGGACTGCGCGGCAACGTCGCTTGCCGTCAGCTGAATCACCGGGGATACACAACAAAAAACCTGGTTGGCGGATACAGAACCTATCGCATCGCGCAACAATAATGCATCAGACAGCATTCTGAATCAGGGGGATTCGTTCCCCTGATTGGAGCGTGTTGATTGTCCCCGTCGCAGACTAAGATCGCCGCGGTCGCTTACTTTGGTGACTCGCCTGCCTACTCGCCGTCAATCCAGAGTTTGTGAAAATCACTGTAGCCGGTTTTCGTCACCTGAATTCCCCTGACCTGACAGACGTTCAGGATTTCTTCTTTGCCGAAGAAAAGCGGCAGATACTGGCGTGACGCCAGCAAGTCCTGCTCAATTTTCACGAACGCGTCAGCAGGTGATTGCAGCGACACCGCCTCATCCACCAGCCGCTGATGCTGACGCCAGGATTCAGGTTCAGCATACAAAAAGCGTAAACCTGAAGAAGCCAGCATCCACTCATACACCCCATATTCATGAGGAAGCTCCATTACTTCTTCCAGAAACAGTACATCAGCCCGGTCTTTCATCAGAGACGGATTGCTGATATCTGTCAGCTCAATCACTTCCAGCTCCAGCCCGGTCTCTCTGATCACACCGTGCAGCCATTGTGCCAGCTGCGCTAAATGGGGAATCGTCCAGCGGGGTTCGGTCAGAATCAGTTTTCCTTCCAGCTTGAGGTCTGCAGGCGGTGCTGAATCTGATGGCGCTGAAAATGACAGTCCGGAGACGACATTACCACCATCAACAACATTTCTTTTCGCAGCAATATAATCAATGAGCTGCTCCAGATCTTCAGCAAGAATCTCTGCATCTTTGCGAAAGCGTGCCGTCAGATAAGAAAAGGACTGTAGCGTATAGGTTTCTTTGATCCCATCATCCTGACTTTGCTGCC
This DNA window, taken from Photobacterium sp. CCB-ST2H9, encodes the following:
- a CDS encoding metalloregulator ArsR/SmtB family transcription factor, whose product is MQDYSKMEANVEQAVELLKAMGNQHRLMILCVLQEEELSVSQLNERFPIPQSSLSQHLAWLRRAGFVKTRREAQTIYYRLDNVAVIDIISMLHKHYCKE
- a CDS encoding YeeE/YedE family protein; protein product: MQLFIALIAGLLFGAGLTVSQMVNPDKVLNFLDITGQWDPSLILVMGGALVVFGLGYQFLVKTRSTPVFGGEFFIPANKVIDKPLVIGAVLFGLGWGLVGICPGPAVANLLSGNIKIFGFVVAMLAGMQFSGTIDRLLK
- a CDS encoding YeeE/YedE family protein — translated: MTEFTPWSALIGGFVLGGSALMLLLLNGRIAGISGIVSGAMQVSDPNAKWRWMFILGLILGPLLAAPFGLVLPEHIDASWSVILIGGLLVGAGTRIGSGCTSGHGICGIGRLSPRSVVATLTFMAVAIVVVFVVRHLIGV
- a CDS encoding MBL fold metallo-hydrolase, with protein sequence MNALIKAFYHESTSTISYVVYDRQGGHAAIIDSVLDFAENSGKLWTAFADEQIAFVRDNDLTVDWILETHAHADHLSAAYYLRRQLNSKIGVGEGITKVQKTFKLIFNVDDAELAANGDVFDHLFQDNESFQIGALQGQVLMTPGHTNDSVTYLIEGNAFVGDTLFMPDSGTARCDFPGGDAGVLYDSVNRLHQLPPETRLWMCHDYQPGGRELAYETTVAESFRTNIHIHDGTEKAAFIAVRENRDKTLDVPRLLYPSVQVNIRGGQMPAAESNEQAYIKIPLSVSTSLK
- a CDS encoding sulfite exporter TauE/SafE family protein translates to MITILFGSVAIGLSLGVLGSGGSILTVPVLAYGLGQTEKQAIASALLIVGLISSVSSFSGIRQRLVHWPLVWLFGLPGMAGTYLGAWFASYTSGIIQMTVFATIMLAAAWRMFRPAKTEPETRPERSYWLTGFQGLLVGVLTGFVGVGGGFLIVPALVLLSGLTMRTAVATSLVIIVMNSFVGFLKYQQVLAESHTELNWQIIAIMAAIGIAGSLTGQRLSGRLPQQKIKSAFSVFLILMAGFILYQSLPALFPASTL
- a CDS encoding rhodanese-like domain-containing protein is translated as MLVNGRKLAEQAKESIREISCHELAVLMDNDIILIDVREHHETESGILPGAVHMSRGVLEMQLENHPSVAHHPEPLQVMSQQPVYLYCRSGARSALAAESLRRMGFAHVYSLAGGILAWQEAGLPVISLSQRHAGQ
- a CDS encoding FAD-dependent oxidoreductase, with product MTKIVIIGGVAGGASAAARARRLSEDAQIIMFERGPYISFANCGLPYHIGGDIPERSKLLLQTPESFNSRFNVDVRVMSEVIAINTSGKSVTVRNGVSGETYEEPYDHLILSPGAAPIIPDIPGLPNPLTHSLRNIPDMDHIIHTIEMNKAEHATVVGGGFIGLEMMEALHQRGIKTTLLELADQVMTPTDPEMAGFVHQEIREKGVDLRLGTALTAVEYNGREPVASVDAGEDDSDQHLLGHLQLTLSTGETLQTDLLIMAVGVRPETTLASAAGVTLGPRGGIQVDDQMRTSDPAIFAVGDAIETLDFVTGEPMLVPLAGPANRQGRMVADVIFGKEEHYQNTQGTAICKVFDLAIASTGMNEKRLKHANIPYEKVYVHTASHAGYYPGAEAVSLKLIYAPDSGKILGAQAVGKDGIDKRIDVLAVAQRAGMTVEQLQHVELCYAPPYGSAKDVINQAAFVACNIRSGDITPMHYHELGEISEHQILLDVRNPGELDAQGAIPGAVNIPVDSLRERMNELPKDKEILVYCQVGLRGNVACRQLNHRGYTTKNLVGGYRTYRIAQQ